CAATTTCGGTTACAAGGATCCCAAGACAGGGACCTATTCTGGTATCGAAACGGACTTAGCCAAGATGGTAGCTGATGAGCTTAAGGTCAAAGTTCGCTATGTGCCTGTTACTGCGCAAACCCGTGGCCCCCTTCTAGACAACGAACAGGTCGACATGGATATCGCGACCTTTACCATCACAGATGAACGCAAAAAACTCTATAACTTCACCAGCCCTTACTACACGGACGCTTCTGGCTTTTTGGTCAATAAGTCTGCCAAAATCAAAAGCATTGAGGACCTAAGCGGCAAAACCATCGGAGTCGCCCAAGGTTCCATCACCCAACGCCTGATTACTGAACTGGGTAAAAAGAAAGGTCTGAAGTTTAAATTCGTCGAACTTGGTTCCTACCCAGAATTGATTACTTCCCTTCATGCTCACCGTATTGATGCCTTTTCCGTTGACCGCTCGATTCTATCTGGCTATATCAGCAAACGCACAGAACTGCTAAATGATAGTTTCAAGCCATCTGACTACGGTATTGTTACCAAGAAATCAAATACCGAACTCAACGACTATCTTGATAACTTGGTCACTAAATGGAGCAAGGATGGTAGTTTACAAAAACTCTATGACCGATACAAGCTCAAACCATCTAGCCATACTGCAGATTAAGGAGGATACCCCATGACAGATTTATCATCTTGGACAGCCTATTTTCAGGATTTTGGACAATTTTTCAATGGTTTCCTCTTCACTCTTGCCCTAGCGATTGGATCCTTTATCCTAGCCATGGTTTTAGGCATCTTCTTTGGAGCCATGTCAACCAGCAAACGTCCGATATTGAGAATTTTGGCTCGCATCTTTGTTGAATTTTACCAAAACACTCCCCTCTTGGTGCAGTTTGTTATCGTTTTTTATGGCCTACCTCTTATCAGTGACCATATCATCATGATTCCGATTTATTGGACGGCTGTTCTCTGCGTGGGACTCTATCACGGAGCCTATATCGCCGAGGTTATTCGCTCAGGAATTCAGTCTATTCCTAGCGGTCAGATGGAGGCTGCCTTGTCGCAAGGTTTTACCTATATCAGTGCTATGCGCTTGATTATCTTGCCTCAAGCCTTCCGTATCATTCTCCCTCCTTTGACCAACCAAATCGTCAACCTCATCAAGAACACCTCAACAGTCGCTATCATCTCTGGAGTAGACTTGATGTTTGTGACCAAATCTTGGTCAGCTCTTAACGGAAACTACATTCCAGCATTTTTAGGCGCTGCCCTTCTCTACTTTTCTCTATGCTTCCCTGTTGCCCAGTTTGGTCGCAGGATGGAGCAAGCCAACAAAAAAGCCTATTCACTTTAGGAGGTTACTATGGAATCTATTTTAGAAGTTTTGACCCCAGATAACCTAATCTTTATCTTTAAAGGATTTGGCTTGACCCTCTACATTTCTCTGATTGCCATCATCCTCTCCACCCTCATTGGAACTGTGCTTGCTGTCATGAGAAATGGGAAAAATCCCGTTTTACGGATTATCTCCAGCATTTACATCGAGTTTGTACGTAACGTTCCCAATCTTCTCTGGATTTTCACTATCTTTTTGGTGTTCAAGATGAAATCCACACCAGCAGGTATCACTGCCTTCACCCTCTTTACCTCAGCAGCCCTGGCTGAGATTATCCGAGGTGGTCTCAACGCTGTGGACAAGGGGCAATACGAAGCGGGAATGTCGCAAGG
Above is a genomic segment from Streptococcus mitis containing:
- a CDS encoding glutamine ABC transporter substrate-binding protein; its protein translation is MISLFGLATAKPVQADTSVVDIQKRGELVVGVKQDVPNFGYKDPKTGTYSGIETDLAKMVADELKVKVRYVPVTAQTRGPLLDNEQVDMDIATFTITDERKKLYNFTSPYYTDASGFLVNKSAKIKSIEDLSGKTIGVAQGSITQRLITELGKKKGLKFKFVELGSYPELITSLHAHRIDAFSVDRSILSGYISKRTELLNDSFKPSDYGIVTKKSNTELNDYLDNLVTKWSKDGSLQKLYDRYKLKPSSHTAD
- a CDS encoding glutamine ABC transporter permease, whose translation is MTDLSSWTAYFQDFGQFFNGFLFTLALAIGSFILAMVLGIFFGAMSTSKRPILRILARIFVEFYQNTPLLVQFVIVFYGLPLISDHIIMIPIYWTAVLCVGLYHGAYIAEVIRSGIQSIPSGQMEAALSQGFTYISAMRLIILPQAFRIILPPLTNQIVNLIKNTSTVAIISGVDLMFVTKSWSALNGNYIPAFLGAALLYFSLCFPVAQFGRRMEQANKKAYSL
- a CDS encoding glutamine ABC transporter permease; its protein translation is MESILEVLTPDNLIFIFKGFGLTLYISLIAIILSTLIGTVLAVMRNGKNPVLRIISSIYIEFVRNVPNLLWIFTIFLVFKMKSTPAGITAFTLFTSAALAEIIRGGLNAVDKGQYEAGMSQGFTSTQILYHIILPQAIRKMLPAIISQFVTVIKDTSLLYSVIALQELFGASQILMGRYFEPEQVFSLYILIALIYFSFNLAISSLSHMLAKRWQQAAE